GGGCGCTGAACGGCCCCTCCGAACTCGGCATCGACGACGGGAACATCGTCGGGGCGAGTGCGGCGCTCACCGGCCTCGCGTTCCTCACGGCATCCGCCGCCCTGTTCGCCGGCGCCGCGACGGGTCGCCGCATATGGGCGACCGGCGTCGGCGCGGGGGTCGCCGTGCTCGGGTACATCCTGCAGGCGCTCGCCAGGCAGTCGGCAGATCTGGAGTGGCTCAACGCCCTGTCGCCGTACGCATGGGTGTACCACCGGCCGCCTCTCGCCGACGGCGTCGACCCCGGAGGACTCGCGCTGACCTGGGGCCTCGCGCTCGCCCTCGTGGCCGCGGCCGCTGTCGCGCTGCGCGTCCGGGATCTGCGCGGCTGACGCCCCACATAGTTGCCCGCATCCGGGCACGACTTCGGAGCGCGGAGGCGACACCCTGCGTCGACCGCTCCCCGCTCGGCGTGTCGTCCGCCGTCTCCGAAGTTGTGCCCGCGCGAGCGGCGAGCGACCAGCGCCGCTCCGCCTGCGTGGTCAATAACGCACCCGAACCGCGGCTTTCCGGTGTTCTTTCGACCCCGCACCAGCTGATCGAGCTCTCTCGGATGCCGAATCGACCCCGCACCGGCCGGAGAGTGCGGCAGCACACCGGTTGACACGATCCAGGTTCGGTGGTTACCTAGTCTAGTAACTAACCCACAAACCACGCGGAGGACTCGTGATCGAAGAAGGCAAGCCGCTCTTCCTCCAGATCGCCGAGCAGATCGAGGACTCGATCCTCGACGGCTCGCTGCCGGAGGAGACTCAGGCGCCCTCGACGAACGAGCTCGCCGGCTTCTATCGGATCAACCCCGCCACCGCAGCGAAGGGAGTCGCCATGCTCACCGACAAGGGCGTGCTGTACAAGCGCCGCGGCATCGGCATGTTCGTCGCCGCCGGCGCGAAGGATCTGCTCCTCGGCGAGCGCCGCGCCGCGTTCGCCGACCGCTACATCGACCCGCTTCTCGCCGAAGCTCGCACCCTGGGCCTCGGCGCCGACGACCTCGCCGCGCTGCTCCGTGAGCGCGCGGCGCACACTGCACAGTCAGCACAACCAGCACAGCCAGCACAAGCCACCCAGACAGAAGGGAAGAACCCCGCATGACCGCCGTCATCGAGGTGCAGGACCTCACGAAGAGATACAAAGACAAGCGCGCACTCGACAACGTCTCGCTGAGCCTCGAGGGCGGAGCGATCTACGGACTGCTCGGCCGCAACGGGGCGGGCAAGACCACACTCATGTCGATCCTGACCGCGCAGAACTTCGAGTCATCCGGAACCGTCAGGGTCTTCGGGGAGCATCCGTACGAGAACGCGCGTGTCCTCAACCGCATCTGCTTCGTGCGTGAGAGCCAGAAGTACCCGGATGACGCCTACCCGCGTCACGCTTTCAAGGCGGCGAGCCTCTTCTTCCACAACTGGAACCAGGAGCTCGCCGACGAACTCGTCGAGCAGTTCCAGCTGCCGATGAAGCAGACGATCAAGAAGCTCTCCCGCGGTCAGCTCTCGGCAGTCGGCGTGATCATCGGACTCGCCTCGCGCGCCGAGCTGACGTTCTTCGACGAGCCCTACCTCGGTCTCGATGCGGTTGCCAGACAGATCTTCTACGATCGCCTGCTCGAGGACTACGCCGAGCATCCGCGCACGATCATCCTCTCGTCGCACCTGATCGACGAGGTCTCGAACCTCATCGAGAAGGTCATCGTGATCGACAACGGCCGCATCCTCCTCAACGAGGACACGGATGCCGTCCGCGACCGCGCCGTCACGGTCGTCGGCGACGCCGCCAAGGTCGACGCCTGGGCGTCCGACCGCGAGGTGCTGCACCGGGAGGCGCTCGGACGCGTGGCATCCGTCACCGTGCTCGGCGCGCTGTCTCCCGCCGAGCGGGCCGAGGTCACGGCATCCGGTCTGGATCTCGCCCCGGTGTCACTGCAGCAGCTGATCGTCCGACTCACCCAGAAGACCGAGGCGGACTCGGCCACGAGAGGTTCACTCGCGAAGGAGGAGGTGCGCTGATGCGACGCACACTCAACGTCATCCGGCTGCAGCTGATCAACCGCCAGACCTTCATCTGGGTCCCGCTGATCATCCTCGGCTCCGCCGTGGTGATCTCGGTGCTCATCTACGCGATGATCCCGGTCGACACCCCGAAGTACGGCGGCGGCGGACAGGCCCCGCTCTGGTACTTCTTCGCCATCGGGATCTCGGCGATGACCCTGACGTTCCCGTTCTCGCAGGCCATGAGCATCACCCGTCGGGACTTCTTCTTCGGGACGCTGCTGACCGCCATCCTCGGCAGCGCGTTCATGGGCGTGGTGTTCCTGATCGGCGGCGGCATCGAGATGCTGACCGACGGGTACGGGGTGAACGGCTACGTCTTCTACCTGCCGTGGCTGTGGGAGGCGGGCCCGGGCGGCGCGTTCATCGTCTACTTCACCCTCGCGCTGTTCCTGTTCGTCGTCGGCTTCACCGGGGCGACGATCTACAAGAGCTGGGGTCCCACCGCGCTCACCATCGTCGGAGTCGGACTCGCCCTGATCCTCGTGGGTCTCGCGTTCCTCGCGACGAGGCTCGAGCTGTGGGACGAGGTGTGGACGGGCATCCTCGACGCGGGCGCAGTCGGCCTCGCGCTGTGGGGACTCGTGGGCGTGGTGGTGCTCAGCGCCGTCTCGTTCCTCGCCTTCCGCCGCGCCACCCCCTGATCCTCTCGTCGCCCGACGCCGGTCGCCCCACGGGGTGGCCGGCGTCGTCGCGTCCGCTACCCGTCGTCGGCGCCGGAATCAACCCGGTGCTGCTCGCGAGGCAGAACGGCTAGCGTCACCCTGCGAGGGAGGATGACGAAAGGATGCCGTGACGAACCTGATCACCCGCCTCGGTCCTCGGCGCACGGGGATCGTGCGCGCTCTGCATGACGCCGTCAGACCGGCGCGCCTGCTCCTGGTGGCGAAGACCGCTCTCGCCGTCGGCCTCGCCTGGACCCTCGCGCCCCACATGCCGGGGGTCACCGACGAGTACCCGTACTACGCGCCGCTCGGCGCCCTCGTCAGCATGTATCCCACGCTGATGGGGTCGGTGCGGTCCGGCCTGCAGACGCTGCTCGGCCTCGCGACAGGCATCGCGCTCGCGGCGATCGTGGTGCTCACGGTCGGCCCGACGTGGTGGACGATCCCGGCCGTCGTCGGCATCGGCGTGCTCGTCTCGGGAACCGGCTGGTTCGGCGTCGGCCGCGAGTACGTGCCGATGGCGGCGCTCTTCGTACTCATCATCGGCGGCGAGAACGCCGACGAGTACTCGCTGGGATACCTCGTGCAGATGGGGGTCGGCGTGGTCGTCGGGCTCGTCGTGAACGTGGTGATCGCCCCCGCACCGCTCACGCTGGCCGCCGCGGCCAGGGTCGAGGCGTTCCGGCTGCAACTGAGCGAGCACCTGCACGACATCGGCGCAGCCGTCTCGGAGTCCTGGCCCCCTGAGCATCAGCAGTGGGCCGAGGATGCCGCCTCGCTCGCCGACACGACGGCCGAGTTGCGCGCTGCGCTGTCGGAGGCCGACGACAGCCGACGCGGCAATCCGAGGGCGCGCGGACGCCGGGGCGAGACTCAGCACATCCACGAGGAGCTGAGTCGACTCGACCGAATCGCGCACCTCATCCGGGACATCTCGGACGAGATCGCCGACACGATCTGGGATCGGCCGGGCGCTCTCGTGCTCGACCCTGCACTGCCGGACCCTCTGTCGGCCGCGTGCCATGCGGTCGCCGAGGTCATCGCACAGGACGACCCTGCGACGTCGGAGGATCATCGCGAGCGCGCCGAGGCTGCCAGAGCCATCCGACTGCTGCTCGAGACGGTCGACGACCGCACGCTCGCCGCGCGTCGCTCGATGGGCCCAGGAGTGCTCACCGCCATGCACCTGCGCCGCATCCTGATCGTCAGCGGGCACCGAGAGCCAGACGAGGAGGCGGGCGTCGAGGAGGATCAGGAGCGCGAGGACGAACCGAGGGGCGAGGACGAACCGGAGTCGCGGTGACCCGCCCTCCTCCGACCCGCACTCCTGCGAGGCGAGCGCGCAGTGCCGCGGCGTCAGATCAGGTCGTCGGCGGCGAGGATGTCGATCTGCCACGGGCGACCGGCCGGGTCTGACGAGTCGTGCGCGTCGACGGCCTCGGTGATGACCTCGTGGATCCGCTCCATCACCGCATCGAACTCGACCTCGGTGAGTCTGACCATGCGCTGCGAGAAGGTGGCGTGAACCTCCGTCGTGCGGCCCGAGAGGTATTCCGGCGTCCAGGCGACCACCCGTGCCATCATCTGCTGGTGATCGTCGGCCAGCGAGCGCACCATGGCTGTGCCGAGCGCCTCGTCGGGAACCGGATGCTCGGGTCCGCCCACGTTGATCGCGCCCTTGCGGGCTTTCCACACACGATCACGACGATCCCGTGCATGCTCCGGGGCCTCTTCGATGAGGCCGGCGTCGGCGAGAACCCGCAGGTGGAAGCTCGCGCTGTTGGCCGGGACGTCGAGGTCGGCGGCGACGTCGGCGGCGCGGAGGTACTCACGGCGGGAGAACAGCCGGATCATCTGACGCCGCAGCGGATGCGCGTAGGCCTTCAGCATCGCCGACGTCATCCAGACCTGTTCGGCATCCTGCTGCGGCTCACCCATGTGTCGAGTGTATCCGCACCGGAACTTGCGCAATAAGTATTGCGCAATTGTTCTTGCGCAATTATGGTGGTGACCATGACGACCGTGACAGCACCGCATCGGCTGTGGCAGAACCCCCGCTACCTGACCTGGCTCGTGAGCGACACGAGCAAGGGACTAGCCGCCGCTCTGTTCGCGTTCGCGATCCCGCTGCTCGCGCTGATCGTGACGAACGACCCCGCGCAGGCGGGCATCATCGGCGGTGCGGGGATGGCTGCGCGTCTCGTGTTCACGCTCGCAGGCGGGGTGCTCGCCGACCGGCATCCGCGTATCGTCCTGATGCTGATCGGGGCGCTCGCCGGCATCCTGCTCTCCGGCGCCTTCACCGTGCTGGCACTCCTGGATGCGCTGACCTTCGGCACGCTGCTGGCCGCGAACATCTTGCTCGCCGCCCGCGGCGGACTCTTCGACGTCGCGGGCGAGAGCGCCATCAAGGAGATCGTCCCCGATGACGCGATGGGACGGGCGCAGGCGGCGAATCAGGGGCGCGACGCCGCACTGCAGCTCGCCGGCGGGCCGCTGGGCGGGCTGCTGCTGGGCGCCGGCGGGTGGCTCGTCGGAGTCGCGATGACGCTCTGCCACGGGATCGCCGCAGCAACCGCATGGATGCTGCATCGCCAGGCCCGCCGCGCGGGGATCGTCGACACGGGGGCGGATGCCGACGAGCCTCGCGTGGGCGCCTCGTCGGAGAACCCAGCGGCGGATGCAGAGGCCGAGGCGGATGCAGTGGCCGCAGCGCCCGCCGGGAGCAGCGCATGGGCAGAGTTGCGTGAGGGATTCGGATGGCTGCTCTCGCGACCCGACCTCGGCGGCGTGCTGCTGATCATCACCATCATCAACCTCGGCTTCAATGCCGCGATCACGACCGTCATCTACGCCCTGCAGCAAGCCGGATACTCGGAACTTCTGATCGGCAGCCTCAGCGCAGCCGTCGGAGCCGTGATGCTCGTCGGAGCGGTGGTCGCCCCGCTCCTCGTGCCACGGATCAGAGCAGGAGTACTGGCGATCAGCGGGCTCTCAGTCGTGGCGATCGGCGCGATCGTGCTTTCCATGGTCACGAAACCTTGGGCGATCGTCGTGGTGCTCGGCGCATCCGTGCTGCTGCTCCCCTCCCTCAATGCCGGGATGATGGGCTACTTCATGGTCGCGACTCCGACCCGGCTGCTCGGGCGGGCGAACAGCGCGGCGGGCGTGCTGGGCATGGGCGCGCTGCCCCTCGCGCCGCTGATCGCCGGCTTCGGGCTCAGCTGGATCGGCCGCGAATGGACCATGCTCGTCTGCGCAGCCCTGTGCGTCCTCGCCGTCGCGCTCGCGCTGGGCAACCGTGCTCTGCGCGCCCTGCCGGTCGAAGCGCGGTGGGCCGAGCACGCCAGGCAGTACGAGACCGCCTGAGCGATCGCTCGGCGATCGCCTCACAGGATCGCGGTGAGCACTCCGCCGTCCGCGCGCACGGCGGCACCGTTCGTCGCCGAGGAGAGCGGGCTCGAGAGGAAGGCGACCAGATTCGCGATCTCCGTCGGGTCGATGAAGCGCTCCAGGAGAGTCGTCCGGTTCTGGCCGATGATGGCGTCCTTCATCTCCTCCACAGGCAGCGCCTGAGCATCCGCCACCGCCGCCACGGATGCGGCCACTCCGTCGGAGAACGTGGGTCCGCCGAGGACGGTGTTGACAGTCACCGAGGTCCCGCGGGTGAGCTTGGCCAGCCCGTTCCCGACGGCGAGCATGGCCGCCTTCGTCATCCCGTAGTGCACCATGTCCGCCGGCACGTTGACACCGGACTCGCTGCTGATGAAGATGATCCGGCCGGACCCTCGTGCGAGCATCCCGCCGAGCACTGCCCGGGACAGCCGCACACCGCTCATCACGTTGACCTCGAAGTATCGCGTCCACTCGTCATCGGCGATCGACGCGAAGTCGGCGAGACCGAAGAGACCGACGTTGTTCACCAGGATGTCCACCTCACCCAGCGCCTCGGTGAGCGCGGTCACCTCTGCCGCCTGCGAGAAGTCCGCCACGAGACCCGACACTCGCGCACCCGGCTGCTCGTCGCGCAGCCGCTCCACCGCCCGATCGAGGCGCCCCGCGTCGCGCCCGTTCAGCACCACCTCCACGCCTTCGGCCGCCAGGGCGGATGCCACGGCATACCCGATCCCCTGACTCGAGCCACTGATGAACGCCCTCTTGCCCTGCAGTACCAGATCCATCACCGCTCCTCTTCAGCGCCGTTCGTCGGCACGTCTTCACTTGCTTGAGCAAGTCACGGTACAGGGGATGACTTGCGTGAGCAAGTGAAAAGCCACTGGTGGAGTATGCTCGCACCATGTCTGAGAATCCGATCGCCGGTCCACTGAGCGCGGACGAACTGGACATCTGGGCACCCGTCGCGACGCTGCTCGAGCGACTCCCGACCGCACTCGACGCCCAGCTCCAGCGCGACAGCGGGCTGACCCACTTCGAGCACGGCATCCTGTACGCGCTCGATTCCGCCCCCGATCGCACACTGCGCCTCAGCATCCTCGCCGGCTACGCCAGCTGCACCCTCTCGCGGCTCTCCCGGGCGGTCTCCCGACTGGAGGCCAAAGGATGGGTCCGCCGCGCGACCGACCCCACCGACGGGCGGTTCACCCTGGGCATCCTCACCCCGAGCGGGCACGACAAGGTGGCCGAGTCGACCCCTGCGCATCATGCGCTGGTGCGCGAACTGGTCTTCGAGAGCCTGACCGCGGCTCAGCGTCGCCAGCTGCGCATGATCAGCCAGAGGATCTCGGCCGCGATCGGCCCTGACGAGTCGTGGCGGCCGCCGACGCTCGAGCGCCCGTGACGGATGTCGGGCCCCGCGCGTAGGATCAGCGGCACGCGCCGACGACCCGAGGAGACGACGATGTCCGCCCTGCAGATCACACAGAAACCGCTCCCTTACGTCCGCCTCGCTGCGCTGACCGAGACCGTCGCGTCCCAACCCGAGGTCGCGGCCGTCGTGGGTCCGCTGTTCGATCGGGTGGCCGATGCGATCATCGCCTCCGGCGGCGAGCCGGGGCTGCCGATCGCGGAGTACGACATGAACAAGCACGGTGTGCGGATCACAGCCGGTTTCGTCTACGACGGTCCCGCCGTCGATGGGATCGTCATCGTCGAGCTGCCGGCCGTCGACGCGGCGTTCACCGCCACTCACCTCGGCACGATGGCGAGGATCGATGACAGCTGGCACGCGGTGAACCAGGCCATCCTGGCGAATGGCTCGACGGCCGTGGGGGCATGCCGCGAGGTCTATCTGCAGTCGGAATCCGAAGACCAGGCCGACTGGGTCACCGAGCTGCAGCAGCCGGTGGCGAGTTCCTGACCCGTCAGAGCGCTCCGGCGAGCGCGGCGACGCCGACGATCACCGAGACGAGGGCGAGCACCAGGGCGACCGCGATCAACACGGCGTGGACCTTGAGGAATGCGGTGGCCTTGCCGTCGGCATCCCGAGCCCGAGGGTCCGTCGAGACGCGCTTGTAGAAGCGCGGCCACACGAGCACGTTGAAGGCGGCGTTGAGGAAGAGCACGACGGCGAGAGCGATCACCCCTCCACGCTACTGCCCGGCCCGTCTCGTGCCTGGCGCCGTCGGTCGATGCCTACCGTCTGCAGGACTCCCGAAAAACTGACCGAGTCCATGTATCAGGAACCCCTTGCCGCGCTCCTGATCAGTGTGATCACAATGGGACTCATGATCGACGGCGCACCCGATGGCGCCGCCCTCGATCCTGCACCGGACGACGGCGCGGCACGCTGGAGGCGTGCCGCCGACTTCTTCGACGCATGGCGGGACGGCGACAGCCGCGCGATGGACGACCTCGTGCGGTTGATGACGCCTGTCCTCTGGCATGTCGTGCGCGCGTACGGACTCGAACGCACCCTGGCCGAGGATGTCATCCAGACGACCTGGCTGCAGTTGGTCCGAGGGCACCGCTCGATCTCCGATCCGCGTGCGGTGTCGGCCTGGCTCACCACCACCGCTCGCCGCGAGGCATGGCGCGCCGGCAAGGCCCACGGTCGCATCGACACCACCGAAGCGGATGCTCTCGATGCTCTGCTGCCCGCACAGCAGTCCGCCGAGGACCACGCCGCGACCGGCGATGAGAACAGGCGGCTCTGGTCCGCCGTGCAGCGCCTCGCCGAGCGATGCCAGCGACTGCTGCGAGTCATCGCCTTCGAGGAGCGCCCGGACTACGCGCGACTGGCAGCCGACCTGGCGATGCCGGTGGGCAGCATCGGACCGACGCGACAGCGCTGCCTCGCGAAGCTGCGGGACCTGCTCGACGCGCCCTCACCACGGACGGAGGGCCACTGATGAGCGAGAACGACCGCGTCAACGGCGGCGACAACCACGAGGATGCCGAGCTGTTCGCCCAGCTGCGCTCACTGTGGCGCGACGTCGACCCGATGCCCGCCGCGCTGATCGATCGGATGATCGCGGCCGTCGCCTCCGAGGGCCTCTCGGACGAGTACGCACTGCTCACCCTCGTGGAGGATCCGCTCGGAGCGGTGCGCGGCGACGCCGATGCGCTGACGCTGCAGTTCAGCGACGGCACCACCAGCATCCTGCTCCATGTGACTCGTTCCGCGACCGGCGCGCACCGCATCGACGGCTGGGTGGATACGGTGACCGGCGAGATCGAGCTCGCCCAGGGCGATCGCATCCGCACGACGTCGCCGAACGACACGGGTCGATTCGTCTTCGATGACGTGCCGGATGGTCTGACGCGCGTTCGCCTCACCGCCACCGTCGGCGACGAGGAGCGCACGCTTTCGACACCGCAGTTCGAGTTGTGATCGACCGTGCGGTGACCGCGCACACGAGGGGAATCCGCCACGACGCGGCCGACCCGCCCATGCACACCCGAGGCGGGTCCGCCCGCACACCACACTGCGGGTCAGCCCGCACACGACGCGGGTCCGCCCGCATGGAGAGGACCGACGATGGAACAGCCCCAGGGGTGGAGTTGGCAGGACCGCGCAGAGGGGTCGATCAGGCGGGGAACCGCACTCGACCCGTCGATCGAGCAGGTCGACGGAGTGCGGGCGTTCCCGACCGCGTACCTGCAGGAGCGGCTGCTGATCACACAGGATCAAGAGAACGACCAGGAGGCCTACGATCGAGAGATCCGGGAGCTGCGCGAGGCGGCCGGCTCCTTCGGATGGAACCTCGAGATCGAGAGTCCGGATGCTGCGCGCTCCGCCGCTCCGCTGCTCCCCGGCGTCCCCGGCTTCCTGCGGGCACGACTCACGACGCCCGACGAGCCCACCCGCGGTGAGTCCCCCGTGCCCCCGGATGCCTGGCGCGTACTGCAGCGCGCCCGCCGCAGCTCGGGCACCCCCATGCCGCGCACCAGCCTTGAGCACGTGCTGTCGATCGACCCGGTGGGCCTCAACCCGTTCAGCCGCACGAACCCCTTCAGTCGCACGAACCCCTTCAGCCGAACCAATCCGGTCCGCGGTGCGGGAGGAGGAGCAGGCGGCAGCGACGACTACCTCGAACCCGGGCGCGGAGCTCGGCAGCCGGTGACCTGGGTCGGCCCGGCACCGCGGCGCACCGCCGCTCCGAAGCGCGGCCGTCGCCCGGTGGTCGCGGTGCTCGACACGGGCTGCGGGGTGCACGACTGGCTGCCGGATGACATCGTCACCCGGCACATCGAACTCGACGGGGTGCCCGTCGGCCTCACCGATGACGCCGATCCCGAGCGGTACCCCGATCTGTACGGTCAGCTCGACGGCGAGATCGACGCGGTCGCGGGGCACGGCACGTTCATCTCAGGCATCATCCGGCAGACGGCGCCCGAGGCTGACATCCTGTCGATCCGGATGGCTGGGGCGCTCGGGGTGATCGATGAGAGCACGTTCCTCACCACGGTCGCCCAGGTCGTCGAGCTGCTGCGCCGACACCGCGAAGACCCCTCGACCGGGCATCCGATCGACGTGCTCAACCTGTCGCTCGGGTACTACCACGAGACGCCGGTCGACGGTCAGTTCAGCATGACGCTCCACGCGCTGCTCACGGCGGCACGCGAGCTCGGATGCGTGGTGGTCTGCTCCGCCGGAAACGACGCCATCGACCGACCGTCGTTCCCGGCATCCCTCTGGCCCTGGCCCGGGGCGGACAACGGCATCCCGCGCGATGACGACGCACCGCATGTCTCGGTCGGAGCGCTCAACCCGTCGGCCCGCTCCGTCGCACTGTTCTCGAACGTCGGACCGTGGGTGCAGGTCTACGCGCCCGGTGCGGCCGTCGTCAGCACCTCTCCTGCGTTCATCGGCGGAGAGCAGGCGTCGACGAGAGCGGATGTCGACGGACTGCGCCGCGAGACGATCGACCCCGACGACTACCGGGGCGGCTTCGCGATCTGGAGCGGCACGTCGTTCGCAGCTCCGTACGTCGCCGGCCGGATCGCCGCGCAGCTGGGCACGGTTCCGGCACGGGGTGTCGCATCGGATGCTGCAGCCAGGGCCGTAGCGGCCGTGCTCAAGAACCTGCCCTCGCCGGTGGAGAGGCGGTAGCCCCGGCATCCGTCGCTCCGCCCGCCCCCGTCCCGCCTCTTCGCACACCTCCGTCCACTTGCATGCCCAGATCACACCTGCATGCCCGAAACCCCTGATTCGGGCCTGCACCTGTCTTCTCGGCATGCATTCGTGCGGGGCACGGGGCCGAGCACCGGAAGCGGACCCCGGGCGAGCCGGGAATCGGATGCGGCCGCACACCTTCCCTGCAACCGACCTGACCGGCATTCTGGTGAGATGCCACTGTCTGCCGTCGAGCTGCACCAGCGCGGCGTCGATGCGGCCAACTCCCGGAGGTTCGCTCAGGCGCGACGCGCGCTCACCGCGGCATCCACTCGCACCGAGGATGCCGACCTGCGGGCGCGCATCGACGGCACCATGGCATACGTCTTGGCCCAGACCGGCCAGCCTTCCGACGCCGAGGCGCTGTCGCGGGAGGCCCTGCGACGACCGGGGCTCAGCGCCGAGACGATCGCGCTCGTGCAGGGGCAGCTCGGCACCCTCCTCATGCACGGCGGACGGCTCGACGAGGCGCTGGCACTGCTCACTGCCGCGATCGACGGTCTCGACGACGGCTCGATCGAACGGGCGAACTGCCTGATGAGCCGGTCGATCGTCGCCATGCAGCGCCACCGGCTCGACGACTGCACCACCGAT
This genomic interval from Microbacterium hydrocarbonoxydans contains the following:
- a CDS encoding GyrI-like domain-containing protein encodes the protein MSALQITQKPLPYVRLAALTETVASQPEVAAVVGPLFDRVADAIIASGGEPGLPIAEYDMNKHGVRITAGFVYDGPAVDGIVIVELPAVDAAFTATHLGTMARIDDSWHAVNQAILANGSTAVGACREVYLQSESEDQADWVTELQQPVASS
- a CDS encoding GntR family transcriptional regulator — protein: MIEEGKPLFLQIAEQIEDSILDGSLPEETQAPSTNELAGFYRINPATAAKGVAMLTDKGVLYKRRGIGMFVAAGAKDLLLGERRAAFADRYIDPLLAEARTLGLGADDLAALLRERAAHTAQSAQPAQPAQATQTEGKNPA
- a CDS encoding MarR family winged helix-turn-helix transcriptional regulator, with the translated sequence MSENPIAGPLSADELDIWAPVATLLERLPTALDAQLQRDSGLTHFEHGILYALDSAPDRTLRLSILAGYASCTLSRLSRAVSRLEAKGWVRRATDPTDGRFTLGILTPSGHDKVAESTPAHHALVRELVFESLTAAQRRQLRMISQRISAAIGPDESWRPPTLERP
- a CDS encoding FUSC family protein; the encoded protein is MTNLITRLGPRRTGIVRALHDAVRPARLLLVAKTALAVGLAWTLAPHMPGVTDEYPYYAPLGALVSMYPTLMGSVRSGLQTLLGLATGIALAAIVVLTVGPTWWTIPAVVGIGVLVSGTGWFGVGREYVPMAALFVLIIGGENADEYSLGYLVQMGVGVVVGLVVNVVIAPAPLTLAAAARVEAFRLQLSEHLHDIGAAVSESWPPEHQQWAEDAASLADTTAELRAALSEADDSRRGNPRARGRRGETQHIHEELSRLDRIAHLIRDISDEIADTIWDRPGALVLDPALPDPLSAACHAVAEVIAQDDPATSEDHRERAEAARAIRLLLETVDDRTLAARRSMGPGVLTAMHLRRILIVSGHREPDEEAGVEEDQEREDEPRGEDEPESR
- a CDS encoding SCO4848 family membrane protein — translated: MIALAVVLFLNAAFNVLVWPRFYKRVSTDPRARDADGKATAFLKVHAVLIAVALVLALVSVIVGVAALAGAL
- a CDS encoding ABC transporter ATP-binding protein, coding for MTAVIEVQDLTKRYKDKRALDNVSLSLEGGAIYGLLGRNGAGKTTLMSILTAQNFESSGTVRVFGEHPYENARVLNRICFVRESQKYPDDAYPRHAFKAASLFFHNWNQELADELVEQFQLPMKQTIKKLSRGQLSAVGVIIGLASRAELTFFDEPYLGLDAVARQIFYDRLLEDYAEHPRTIILSSHLIDEVSNLIEKVIVIDNGRILLNEDTDAVRDRAVTVVGDAAKVDAWASDREVLHREALGRVASVTVLGALSPAERAEVTASGLDLAPVSLQQLIVRLTQKTEADSATRGSLAKEEVR
- a CDS encoding RNA polymerase sigma factor, translating into MGLMIDGAPDGAALDPAPDDGAARWRRAADFFDAWRDGDSRAMDDLVRLMTPVLWHVVRAYGLERTLAEDVIQTTWLQLVRGHRSISDPRAVSAWLTTTARREAWRAGKAHGRIDTTEADALDALLPAQQSAEDHAATGDENRRLWSAVQRLAERCQRLLRVIAFEERPDYARLAADLAMPVGSIGPTRQRCLAKLRDLLDAPSPRTEGH
- a CDS encoding MFS transporter translates to MTTVTAPHRLWQNPRYLTWLVSDTSKGLAAALFAFAIPLLALIVTNDPAQAGIIGGAGMAARLVFTLAGGVLADRHPRIVLMLIGALAGILLSGAFTVLALLDALTFGTLLAANILLAARGGLFDVAGESAIKEIVPDDAMGRAQAANQGRDAALQLAGGPLGGLLLGAGGWLVGVAMTLCHGIAAATAWMLHRQARRAGIVDTGADADEPRVGASSENPAADAEAEADAVAAAPAGSSAWAELREGFGWLLSRPDLGGVLLIITIINLGFNAAITTVIYALQQAGYSELLIGSLSAAVGAVMLVGAVVAPLLVPRIRAGVLAISGLSVVAIGAIVLSMVTKPWAIVVVLGASVLLLPSLNAGMMGYFMVATPTRLLGRANSAAGVLGMGALPLAPLIAGFGLSWIGREWTMLVCAALCVLAVALALGNRALRALPVEARWAEHARQYETA
- a CDS encoding S8 family peptidase, producing MEQPQGWSWQDRAEGSIRRGTALDPSIEQVDGVRAFPTAYLQERLLITQDQENDQEAYDREIRELREAAGSFGWNLEIESPDAARSAAPLLPGVPGFLRARLTTPDEPTRGESPVPPDAWRVLQRARRSSGTPMPRTSLEHVLSIDPVGLNPFSRTNPFSRTNPFSRTNPVRGAGGGAGGSDDYLEPGRGARQPVTWVGPAPRRTAAPKRGRRPVVAVLDTGCGVHDWLPDDIVTRHIELDGVPVGLTDDADPERYPDLYGQLDGEIDAVAGHGTFISGIIRQTAPEADILSIRMAGALGVIDESTFLTTVAQVVELLRRHREDPSTGHPIDVLNLSLGYYHETPVDGQFSMTLHALLTAARELGCVVVCSAGNDAIDRPSFPASLWPWPGADNGIPRDDDAPHVSVGALNPSARSVALFSNVGPWVQVYAPGAAVVSTSPAFIGGEQASTRADVDGLRRETIDPDDYRGGFAIWSGTSFAAPYVAGRIAAQLGTVPARGVASDAAARAVAAVLKNLPSPVERR
- a CDS encoding winged helix-turn-helix domain-containing protein, translating into MGEPQQDAEQVWMTSAMLKAYAHPLRRQMIRLFSRREYLRAADVAADLDVPANSASFHLRVLADAGLIEEAPEHARDRRDRVWKARKGAINVGGPEHPVPDEALGTAMVRSLADDHQQMMARVVAWTPEYLSGRTTEVHATFSQRMVRLTEVEFDAVMERIHEVITEAVDAHDSSDPAGRPWQIDILAADDLI
- a CDS encoding SDR family NAD(P)-dependent oxidoreductase, encoding MDLVLQGKRAFISGSSQGIGYAVASALAAEGVEVVLNGRDAGRLDRAVERLRDEQPGARVSGLVADFSQAAEVTALTEALGEVDILVNNVGLFGLADFASIADDEWTRYFEVNVMSGVRLSRAVLGGMLARGSGRIIFISSESGVNVPADMVHYGMTKAAMLAVGNGLAKLTRGTSVTVNTVLGGPTFSDGVAASVAAVADAQALPVEEMKDAIIGQNRTTLLERFIDPTEIANLVAFLSSPLSSATNGAAVRADGGVLTAIL